The DNA region GTGTGTACAAACGACACAAGGCAAACAAACTAGCTTTCTATTCACAGAACAGTTTATTGACCTACCTCACCTGGCCGGCCACGTGGCCCTCTGGCCAGGGGAAGTGTCAGTCTAGCCGCAACTCGGCTGGGCTGCAGCCTCTGCCCTGAGAAGGGGGCACGAGAGGCAGGAAAGAACACTGGCCAGGGCAGCCACACAAGACAGCCCCAGCAGAGGTCCAGACTCAGCTCCACTTGATGTTCTTGTCCGCCTCGGTCATGGCTGGCGTGTCAGTGACGAGGCCAGTGCCGATGGTCCGGTTGCCATCTCGCAGGGTGAAACGGTGGCCTTTTTCTAAGATCATTGGCTGCCGCAGGATTAGGGTGAGCTTCAGGTCCTCCCCGGGCATGgcaagctcctggagggcagagacaAGGACCACTCATGTTCTTCAGGGTGCCTCCATTCCCTATTTGCTACCAACGAGGTTAAAGGTATGGGAAAATGAAGCAGGGTGACGATTCCTTCTGGGGATACCTTCATCCCAGCCGTTAGGCACATGCAAACAGCATACGCAAAGGCAGGAAAGGACTGGTGATTAGTGTTGCTAACgtttttcttgagaaaaaaatgtttagggaATTTTGGGTTATACAAATTTCTTAGTTACAGGGCTTCTCTGAGCCCTTATGTAAAATACACTGGAACTCTCAACCACAGGAACTTTTCTGGGAAATCTTTGTGGGTAAATGCTACCAAAGCTAAGGAATACTGGATGAGGACTCATTCCCCCTAAATCCACTGATCCAGGCCCTTCCGTCACCAGTTCCACCTGCATCATCAGCCAGCTTCTCTTTAGGAGGGAAAAGTCCCCCACGCCGTCATATACATCGTACCTTCCCTGGAGGCAGGACAACCCGACAGGCCATGTCCCAAGTCAGGGAGAACATGACAGGCATGAAGTGGGATACAAAGGGCTTGTGGCGGCCACCCTCCTCCTTACTGAGAACGTACACCTGTGAGAGAAAACGACGGTGGAGCTGGGCGTGGCTGGAAGCACCGAGCCTCTCCACAGTGCCTGCCCACCATCGCAGGGAGCCCTCACCTGTGCCTCCACCTTCTGGTGGGGCTGGATGGAACCTGGCTTGGCCATGACCAGGCCACGCCTCAGGTCCTCCCGCTTCAAGCCGCGGACCAGGGCCCCAAGGTTGTCGCCTGCCTCTGCCCTCTCCAGGCTCTTGTGGAACATCTCGATTCCTaggagggaggagggtgtggggcagagggaaggcaCAAGGGGTCTGCGAGGGGAGGGGTAATCCTGGAGCCCCTGTGTCCCAAGGCTTCCTTCTGTACCTGTCACCACACTGCGAATATTCTTGCTATGTCCCAGGAACTCACACTCATCTCCCCTCTTCAAAATGCCACGCTCTAGTGTGCCTGTCACCaccgtgccccggcctgggagaaACAGGACAGGATATCAGGGACCCCGGGTGAAGCTTCTGTGAGGGGAAGGGAGTGCAAATGAGCAGGGTCCTCACCGGGGATAGAGTACACTGACTCTATAGGCAGCAGGAAAGGCTTCTCCAGGTCCCGGGTGGGCACTGTGATGTGAGTGTCCACAGCATCCAGCAGCTTCTGCACAGACTTCAGGCCTAGCTCAGGGTCACGTTGCTATGAGCGGGAGGTGACAGGACGCTGAAACTTCCATTCTGCTCCTCTTACTTGCCAAGAGCCAGTCTCCAGACTCAGAGCAGAGCTCTGACGCCCATCCAGCCCCATCCCCAGCCAGCAGTAGCTCCTGCCCGACCCCACCCTCACCTCAAGGGCACAGAGGGCAGAGCCAACGATGATCGGAGTCTCCTCCCCTTTGTAGCCCAACTCAGTGAGCAGTTCCCTGATCTCCAGCTCCACCAGCTCCACCATCTCAGAGTCCTGAACAGCATCCGCCTTGTTCACATACACCACCACATGCTCTACTCCAATCTGTAGGTGGGGAAAGACATAGAGATGGTGTCCTGAGTGGCCCAACGCCgcccccccttcctccttccacccGTACCCAGGCTCTGGGTACCTGTTTGGCCAGTAATAAGTGTTCTCGGGTCTGGGGCATGGGGCCATCGTTGGCTGCCACCACCAGGATGCAGCCGTCGAGGGGGGCTGTGCCTGTGATCATATtctagggagaggagaggagaggaaacacTCAGTGTAAGTCAGTGACCTCCTCAGCTCCCCAGCCACCTCCTTACCACCTGCTGTGACTGGCCAAGCCCACAGGTCCATGATCTCAAAACCATACATCTCAAGTATCTTAACCTCCTCCCCACAAGCCTAACATTTTTCCCGAGGCGGGGGCAGTTCCAGGCCCTGTCCCCAGCAGCTCCCACCTTAACGTAGTCTGCATGACCGGGACAGTCAGTGTGGGCGTAGTGGCGCGCAGCGGTGCTGTACTCCACATGGGCGGCATTGATTGTGATACCTCGGGCTCGCTCCTCCGGGGCGTTGTCAATCTCCTCGTATTTCTTAAATTTGGCCCCACCTCCCTCGGCTAAAACTAACGGAAGGGAGGGAACACATATTTCAGCTAAAGTTCCACAGGTAGAGGAGGGGCTCAGGCCACACCCCTGGGCCCCTCCTACCTATACAAAGGACAGTCTGGGAGAATCAGGCTTCCGAGACGCCCTCCTTCAACTCCTGGAGCAGAGGTAACTTCAGGTCAGAAAGAAAGGTTATAGGGCCTCAAGGGCCATCCCTGTGACTTCTCTAGGGTAACACCTCTGCTTACACGGCAGTCCCCAGGGCTGGAGGTAGGCCATTCGGGGTCCCCCAATTTATGCATCACAAACTTCTTCATGTCTACGGGAAATCTGTTTCCTGCATGCTGCAACCTACTGTCCGCCCGAGTTCCGGCGCCTGGGGTCACACTAAACACCTCTAGCAGCCTCTCCGCGGGTCCCACCTCCCTGGCTCCAGGTCCCGCCAGCAGAGCGGGCGCTGCCGGAAGCCTCCACCCCAACCCTGCTTACTTTTCGTGATGGCGGCGGTCAGTGTGGTCTTGCCGTGGTCTACATGGCCAATGGTACCCACGTTTACATGGGGCTTGTCGCGCACATAGATCTTCTTGGCCTCCACAGCCAGGCCGCGGCACAAGAGGGGCAATGCCGGGCCCTTCAGCGGCCGCAAAAGGCCCTTCAGCAGTGGGATCGGGCCGGCGCCGAGACCTGCCGGGGCAGAAGCTTGGACTCAGGGCGCTGGTCTGAGCCCGGCCGCTCCCGAAGAACCCACGTGAACCCGGGCCGCAatcgccccccccgccccctcaccGCTGAAGAGGGGCGTCGCGCGCAGCACCGTCGAGGCCGCCATTGTGGTCGTACTGATGCCCGGACTAGTGTGTACCGGGCACTGGCGGCGGCGCGTGCGGTAAGCAAAGGACAACTGTGGATGGAAGTCGCTTCCGGCGGAAGTGAGGGCCGAGAGGGCAAGTCTGGGAGTTTCTAGCCCCCAATCTCTATGGCCCCGTCAACTTCCGGGCGCGGGACGTAAGACGTCCAGGAAGGTGCTGATGGCTCTCGGCTGGGTGAGGGTAGAGAAGGTTTCCAAGGCGCCCTCGGGCCTCGCGGGCTCAGGGCCCACGCAGTTCTCTCTGGTGGCACCGGGGGGCGATGTGGAGCGTCCCACAGCGCACCTGCGCCCCGGAGGCTCATGGGCGTTGTAGTTCCCAGGGCGGCGAGCTGTGCTGGCACTTAGCGTGGGAGGGCGAGGCCAGGTCTGGAGGCACGGTCCCGTCCTCCTTGAGGCAGAAGCGGTTGTCCCGGCGTGGATGACTCCGGAGCGTCCTGGCCCCGAACCCCGTGGAGTCCGACCCACTGCGCGGGTTTGGCGACAGATCTGGCGGCCGTGTGTCGCAGCTGGAGGTAGGACCAGGCCCTGCGGCCTGGCTGAGGAAGACCGTCCTGGGAATCTTTCGGAGGTGGGGCTCTAGTATGACCCATCTCTCCGCTAagcctttgttttcttatctgtaaaatgggaatagtagtATCTACTTCATAAGGAGATGCTGACATCTGGCTCTGAGAGGAAATGATCTGGGCAAGAGACAGAAAAGGGCTCCAGAAGCCTCCAGGTCCCACAGTCTTTGACCCTCAAATACCCTCGCTCCTGGCTCACAGCCTGAGGCGACAAAGTTTGCCGTCCACCCTTGTGGACCCTCAGCAGCCCAGAGAGTAATTCCCTCGATCGTCTTTCCACCCACCCGATTTTATAGATGACCAGGTGAGAGACAAACTTCTAGTGCCTTTAAGGGCAGCCTGAGTCTTTCTTGTTCCCGCTGCGTCCCTGGCTCCTACCACGGGGCGGGGCACTCagtgagtactcaataaatgtctgttgactgaatgaatgagtgcaagGATGACCTTTAACTttcacatccatcatctcatcaCCCTGGGATGATAATAGCAGCTGCTTAACCTTGATTGATGTTTCCGAAACGCATCAGAGCCTAAGACTCAATTGACGGTGTCTGTTTCAAATAGATTCCTTAATTCCTCCCTTGGAGATTATGATTCAGTAGTGTCTGGGCATAGGCAAGGAAACTATATTtttaacacacacaaacacccttGTTAAGCTCAGAGGAGTTTGGGAAACTCAGAATTAGAGACTTTTATGGAACAGACGTTGTGGAAATGCTTCATATTGGTTCACATTCAATGCTCCCAGTGTTATCGTGTGTAATAGGAGCCATTATTTACCTCATTTTaacaatgagaaaactgaacatAGGGTGACCAAGGAGCCCAACACAGCTAACCTCCAAAAGAGTGTGCACTTAGCCACTGCACTGTACTATAATTTAACTGTCATTTTACAATGAGAAACTTGCTAAGAATTCTGTCCTCCTGGCCCTCCAAACCCATCAGCTCTGCTTACGAAGGGTTGGTACAGTATAAAAGGGTTCTCTTTGTCCCCAGCCTGTACCTCAGTCACTCCTGGGAATTTCCTAAGACACTATTGTCTGCCACCAGGATGTGAGATTTTGGGGGTTGGTACTTGAACTGATGCTTACTATTTTAGTGGtgctgtatttattttaatgtgtattagtTTGACAGAAAGACTGGCATTGTAAATATTGAGTTGAAAAAATGAatcaatttgaaaaacaatatttgGTAGGTAAAATGGGTGGTATGAATATATGGCAAATTTGGGGAGAGGTGAACATGAATGATTGAAATTTGCAAAACACAGTGCCCGGAAAAGAGTCCAAAGGGAGAGAATTTCTTGTAGAGCTATTGAGTGTAGCATCCTCTGTAATAGTCAGGAGTCTTGATTTACAGATAACAGAATTTACAGGGGCTGGTTTGAGAAGAAAGGGATTTGTTTAAAAGTGGTAGgcagcttgggacttccctggtggtccagtggttaagaatctgccttccagtgcaggggacgcaggtttgatcccttgtgAGGGAACTAATATCACACATGctacggggcaactaagcccgcgtgccacaactactgagcccacgcaccacaactagagagaagcccgtgtgccgcagtgaagagcccacttgccacaacaaaagatccctcatgctgcaactaaaggccgatgcagccaaataaacaaatcaataaataacaaaaaaaaagtggtagGCAGCTTATAGACTTGTGGGGCAGGCTGCAGAAATGGCTCCTAAGCCATAGAACTGATCTGATAAGAAAACCGCTGCTACTGCCACTGCCACCAAACACTAAATGCCAGAACTTAGACTTACCTGTAACAGTGACTGCTTATGGCACTGAAGCCGCTTTTGCATCAAGAAAGTGACcttctctctgggcttccctggtggcacagtggttgagagtctgcctgctcatgcaggggacatgggttcgtgccccggtctgggaagatcccacatgccgcggagcggctgggcccgtgagccatggccgctgagcctgcacgtccggagcctgtgctccgcaacgggagaggccacgacagtgagaggcccccgtaccgcaaaaaaaaaaagaaagaaagtgaccttctctcctccccccaaaGCCAGGCAAATTCAAAGGCTCACGTGGATGTGTCTGGAGAAGTTTAGATCATCATATTTCAGTGTTCTTGTATCAGAGGAGGCTGAGGGATGTATTTTTCTAACTTTGTTGTAAGAACAAGACTGATAGCAGGGAATTTCTCCAGATGTCCAGCCATGCTTATGACCAATACCACAGTGAAAGagcaaaatgaatacaaataccCAGTACGTGGATACAGTAGCATAAATTTTGGCCACTAGATGAAATGTTGGGCTCAGGGTTGCAGAGACAAGAGCCAGCCACCTGTGAAAATGCCTGTGAGCagtgttaaatgaaagaagtttggcccctataaaaaaaaaatagcaagtgtACAAGGTGGGAGTGGGGACAAAGTGGAAAACAATTCTGATTTTAGGAGGCTGTAATTTGCTTGGAGAAGGAGAGATTTTTCTTGCAAACATTTCCTTTATGTGATTACAGTTAAAGAAGTTTTTTGTGCAGAATCttgaactctttaaaaaaaatgctcttgAAATCAAACGACCTTCTTGGTCTCCCCAGCAGTGCATTCATTCTGCTCTATGACAGACACTTTGAGCTCCCGCTTAACAACTATTTTTTCCATCTTCCTGCAGTCAGGACCCTGATTTTGTTCAGGTGGCCCTTTCCCCAGTTCCAGGAATAAATCCTGACAGGGCTAGCCCACTTCTGCTGGTCTTATTCTCCTTGCCAGGGGGTTTGTTTAGGGTTACGTGTGTGATTCCTTTGGGGCTAGTGATTGGTAAGAGGATATCTACCTTGGGGAGGGCTTCTAGGAGAGGATCCCTCACTTTTAAGAAGGAGACACTGGTGAGATGGACATCCTTCAGATTCTGGAAGTTGTTGGGTCTGGATGGGAAGCCTGGAACTACTGTGCCCATCGTGCTCCCAGTCCATGATGAAGCCAAAATCCAGAAGAGGGCAAAGCGAAGAGGATCTTAGAAGTCTGGACTCCTCATGGTGTGAGATAACAAATgtctttattgtttaagccagaCTGTGTCAGAGTTGTCTCTTACTTGCAGCCAAATACACCCTAACAGATAAGTCTGCCTTACAGCACTTGGTACCCTGAGACATATTTCTTGGTTTCACTTGTCTGAGACTGAGTGACTTGAGTAGGGCAAGGACTGGGCTTCCTTTATCTCCGTATACTCTGTGCCTGGCCACAGTAGGCCTCTGTGCATGTTTACACTTGAACTATATTAATGAGCCTTCCAAACCGAAGGGTGCTACCACTGTGATGCTATGAACCTAACATATCCAAAACCGGACTCTCTGTATTCTCCCACAGTCTCCCTACACATCCGAATAAATGACACCacctttctcctttccccttatcTGACATCTATCCGTTACCCAGTCCCACTTGTTCTGTCTCCAAAATAAGGCTCAGTGTGGCCACTTCTATCTCCACTGTCAATACTGTGGTTCAAACCGGGATCACCTCTCCCCTAGGTTACCTCATGACCTCTCCAGTGGGTTTCCCAGCTTCTGTCCTTATTCTCAATACCTGTCAAATCCatcctccacacagcagccagatcAATCTTTAAATGTGATTCAGAAATGAATCCTCCCTCAGTGACTCCTTAttacacttagaataaaatccaaactcctgcTTTAAAATGGCTGAACTGTATGGcaggtgaattatatcttaataaacctactattaaaaaaaaaaacc from Tursiops truncatus isolate mTurTru1 chromosome 15, mTurTru1.mat.Y, whole genome shotgun sequence includes:
- the TUFM gene encoding elongation factor Tu, mitochondrial translates to MAASTVLRATPLFSGLGAGPIPLLKGLLRPLKGPALPLLCRGLAVEAKKIYVRDKPHVNVGTIGHVDHGKTTLTAAITKILAEGGGAKFKKYEEIDNAPEERARGITINAAHVEYSTAARHYAHTDCPGHADYVKNMITGTAPLDGCILVVAANDGPMPQTREHLLLAKQIGVEHVVVYVNKADAVQDSEMVELVELEIRELLTELGYKGEETPIIVGSALCALEQRDPELGLKSVQKLLDAVDTHITVPTRDLEKPFLLPIESVYSIPGRGTVVTGTLERGILKRGDECEFLGHSKNIRSVVTGIEMFHKSLERAEAGDNLGALVRGLKREDLRRGLVMAKPGSIQPHQKVEAQVYVLSKEEGGRHKPFVSHFMPVMFSLTWDMACRVVLPPGKELAMPGEDLKLTLILRQPMILEKGHRFTLRDGNRTIGTGLVTDTPAMTEADKNIKWS